From one Lasioglossum baleicum chromosome 11, iyLasBale1, whole genome shotgun sequence genomic stretch:
- the Pi3k68d gene encoding phosphatidylinositol-4-phosphate 3-kinase catalytic subunit Pi3K68D isoform X3, protein MSHYDRNPGSQRSAVIDYERQFQEDLERAQALSLESLALEKFKLQKQRSEFSNIRQNNVDRGNNIVHGGTSETDNAQHIEKFQYRSRPRPGAFNTNQSKNAVILAPPPIPSRRNSTSAATSQEQSDDLINFTSPVKQDTLTDALCSPPPAVPASKPVIEPKWETHPTLLKKQARVARSSSSAGYHSRDFRYQSLSPGPGSSTAPCTPGTPKISPIMSRSSSINSNVPDITPQIPPLPMNYRPSTVPSVCNIQKPTFSTDDEQLSVLKVIEKKPNNNLIDLSSFDYIEDKTNVRVSVLEAFDPLLVKTENHGDIAQGHKDEAQSQVAGSVYDPFDPFDYMYNTNESVNSDPVYVAVEKSAKSPALSPAAPPPLPPRNSSAWNTIERRRTSLDRRQKRQVRLYENVTVRKTRSSLHDCDLKAFHEMMKSVRGDFPFNDPSTNIGHVISPMMENLYPEGTSIKLVVHPQLMDTDENTPSISFTCNVNCSVEHVILNVACSLEDEDTVNIEKYCLRVWGLAEYFAPNTTLAQYEYIHQCIKLEKDIELAIQTKAQIKRSIARTLQDDNRDQCLKLEDILPNEPVQPISYETLLILLETVEKELERVETAAIQLATTNDSSRLLPQLQPRGVVQAVKAVSALMGNIETFEITEAVDNFVNACCQFLPQVHTANIECKKPEILHEDGDYSVVTLRSKFPDVIGSHCRKIRDAIQDLVETYCHAFRVDFELSSKSDFPTNTLISSDVLDTVLVRVGALHRLPGSWKHDDYIVAAQIFHGTRPVGNPVLSEPMAVSSNFYPRILFNLWLEFHGISVCQVPREARLVLVLYGRTLQPTEHESSSSTENTMQKEELGWGAIQFFDYEGVMSQGSFFLSLWPAIADKRLGPAPTPGIHPHGDTHPIIGLELPDYGGKVLFPTELRDYDVESLDFNSLDQNTQELLIDITQQTTFSRPLIEEREILWEKRHYLHEMPEALPKVLLAAHSWDWACLPDLHASLRVWNPLPPVQALQLLLPCFPDMKVREMAVVWIRELSNDELVDYLPQLLQALKHEAYETSALTRFLLERALLSPRVAHHIYWLLTQALPGQSPQNSAEATPEDDKNISYARYHRRLQLMLRALLAVIGDALRNSFLTQQLLVKNLHEVAENIKQTKESLRLDSLKVGLQNIHSQLMEDDGTCLPLSPSKQIFGINVQTCSYFPSFTLPLKINFISSDEVVCPAIFKAGDDLQQDMLTLQMVRIMDKLWLKEGLDLKMVTFACVPTGHKRGMIEMVVDAETLRKIQVEFGLTGSFKDRPIAEWLAKHNPSELEYERAVENFTASCAGYSVATYILGICDRHNDNIMLKTSGHLFHIDFGKFLGDAQMFGNFKRDRTPFVLTSDMAYVINGGDKPSAKFHHFVDLCCQAFNVVRKHGNLILHLFGLMTSSGIPGVTVDAVSYVQKALLPDQTNPEAAATFARMIESSLKSWFTQFNFFLHNLAQLRFSGDHNDGALLSFIPRTYTMQQEGQLISVQVHGYQKRYDPEKYYMYILRIQRKGHADPTYLFRSYKEFCEFYQKLCIHFPLAKVASLPSGISVGRSNIKQVADKRRADIEKFLVSLFKMAPEISQSDLVYTFFHPLLRDQQNADIHLRKVKVGNWWTEKRVRDNVQSGQIKMSLHYTRGAFYVMVHHARALPKVANGQEPNTYVKVYLKPDPTKKTKRKTKVVKKNCHPSFMEMLEYRMSLDVIKERTLEATIWNHDTLQENEFLGGIRLPLGRMELTNEIIEWFSLGSIR, encoded by the exons ATGTCACACTACGATAGAAACCCAGGTAGTCAGAGATCTGCGGTGATCGACTACGAACGTCAATTCCAAGAGGATCTGGAACGCGCGCAAGCGTTGAGCTTGGAAAGTCTTGCTCTGGAGAAATTTAAGCTGCAGAAACAACGCTCTGAATTTAGTAATATACGACAGAACAATGTAGATAGAGGGAACAACATTGTACACGGTGGCACTTCGGAAACTGACAATGCGCAGCACATTGAAAA ATTTCAGTATAGAAGTCGACCGAGGCCAGGAGCCTTCAATACCAATCAATCTAAAAATGCTGTGATATTAGCACCGCCGCCGATCCCATCTAGACGAAATTCAACGTCGGCTGCAACAAGTCAGGAACAATCCGACGACTTAATCAATTTTACCAGTCCGGTAAAACAGGATACCCTAACCGATGCGCTTTGTTCGCCGCCACCTGCTGTACCGGCGTC AAAACCAGTAATAGAACCGAAATGGGAAACTCATCCCACGCTGTTGAAAAAGCAGGCGAGAGTAGCGCGTAGTAGTAGCTCTGCGGGTTATCATTCTAGAGACTTCCGATATCAGTCGCTTTCCCCAGGTCCTGGATCTTCCACTGCACCTTGTACACCAGGGACTCCAAAAATTAGTCCCATCATGTCGAGATCCAGTAGTATTAATAGTAATGTACCTGATATAACGCCACAA ATACCTCCGTTGCCTATGAATTACAGACCGAGCACTGTTCCTTCTGTATGTAATATTCAAAAGCCTACATTCTCTACGGACGACGAGCAGCTAAGCGTGTTGAAAGTGATAGAGAAGAAGCCAAATAATAATCTTATAGATTTGAGTTCTTTCGATTACATTGAAGATAAGACAAACGTTCGAGTGAGCGTGTTGGAAGCGTTCGATCCACTACTCGTTAAGACTGAAAATCATGGCGATATCGCACAAGGGCACAAAGATG AAGCCCAATCGCAAGTTGCTGGATCGGTGTACGACCCGTTCGATCCATTCGATTATATGTATAACACGAACGAAAGCGTTAATTCGGATCCGGTGTACGTTGCCGTGGAAAAGTCTGCTAAATCTCCAGCTCTATCCCCAGCAGCACCACCTCCGTTACCTCCCAGAAATTCATCTGCTTGGAACACCATCGAAAGAAGGAGAACCTCCTTGGACAGAAGG CAGAAACGACAAGTTCGCTTGTACGAGAATGTTACGGTGAGAAAAACCAGATCGTCGCTACACGATTGCGATCTCAAAGCATTTCACGAAATGATGAAGTCTGTACGAG GTGACTTTCCATTCAACGATCCCAGTACAAATATTGGACACGTGATCAGTCCGATGATGGAAAACTTATATCCCGAAGGCACaagcataaaattagttgtacATCCTCAGTTAATGGATACCGATGAGAATACTCCGTCCATTTCATTTACATGTAACG TAAACTGCAGCGTCGAACATGTTATCCTTAACGTCGCCTGTTCTTTGGAGGACGAGGACACggtaaatatagaaaaatattgtttgaGAGTGTGGGGACTAGCGGAGTATTTTGCACCCAACACCACTTTAGCCCAGTACGAGTACATACATCAGTGTATTAAATTAGAGAAGGATATCGAATTAGCTATTCAGACAAAAGCACAGATTAAACGATCTATAGCTCGAACG CTCCAAGATGATAATCGCGACCAGTGTCTTAAATTAGAAGATATTCTTCCAAACGAGCCTGTCCAACCTATTTCTTACGAAACGCTATTAATTTTGCTAG AAACTGTGGAGAAAGAATTGGAACGCGTCGAAACTGCTGCTATACAATTAGCGACCACAAACGATAGTTCAAGACTTTTACCACAATTACAACCCCGTGGCGTTGTTCAAGCGGTGAAAGCTGTGAGCGCACTGATGGGAAATATAGAAACGTTCGAGATTACGGAAGCCGTCGATAATTTTGTGAACGCGTGCTGCCAATTTTTACCCCAAGTTCACACAGCAAATATCGAATGCAAGAAACCTGAGATTTTACACGAGGACGGCGACTATTCGGTTGTGACGTTAAGGTCAAAATTTCCCGACGTGATCGGCTCACACTGTCGCAAAATCCGAGACGCCATTCAAGATCTCGTGGAAACTTACTGCCACGCGTTTAGGGTCGATTTTGAATTAAGCAGCAAGTCGGACTTTCCAACAA ATACTTTAATATCGTCCGACGTATTGGACACTGTATTGGTTCGCGTCGGAGCGTTGCATAGACTACCAGGATCGTGGAAGCACGACGATTATATCGTCGCGGCCCAAATATTTCACGGAACTAGACCCGTTGGAAATCCAGTTTTGTCCGAACCCATGGCAGTCAGTTCTAATTTTTATCctagaattttatttaacttatg GTTGGAGTTTCATGGGATAAGCGTGTGTCAAGTACCAAGAGAAGCTAGATTGGTATTGGTTTTATATGGTCGCACTTTACAACCTACCGAACACGAATCAAGTTCGTCTACGGAGAACACTATGCAAAAGGAAGAATTGGGCTGGGGTgctatacaattttttgattaCGAGGG TGTTATGAGTCAAGGAAGTTTCTTCCTGTCGTTATGGCCAGCGATCGCTGATAAAAGATTAGGTCCTGCTCCGACACCTGGAATTCATCCCCATGGGGATACGCACCCCATTATAGGTTTAGAGTTGCCTGATTACGGAGGAAAGGTATTGTTTCCGACGGAACTGAGAGATTATGATGTAGagtctctcgactttaattCATTGGATCAAAATACTCAAGAGTTGTTGATAGACATCACCCAGCAAACCACATTCTCAAG ACCACTCATCGAGGAAAGAGAAATATTATGGGAGAAACGTCATTATTTGCACGAAATGCCAGAAGCTTTGCCTAAAGTGCTTCTAGCTGCGCACAGCTGGGACTGGGCATGTCTACCCGATCTTCACGCGTCTCTTCGAGTATGGAATCCTTTGCCGCCGGTACAAGCTTTACAATTGCTACTCCCTTG CTTTCCAGATATGAAAGTTCGAGAAATGGCAGTCGTTTGGATCCGGGAATTAAGTAACGATGAACTCGTCGATTATTTGCCACAATTGTTGCAAGCTTTAAAACACGAAGCATACGAGACGTCGGCCCTTACGAGATTTTTATTGGAACGAGCGTTACTTTCGCCGAGAGTAGCGCATCATATCTATTGGCTATTAACGCAGGCGCTACCGGGACAGAGTCCCCAG AATTCTGCCGAAGCTACTCCAgaagatgataaaaatattaGCTACGCGCGTTATCATAGAAGGTTACAGCTGATGCTGAGGGCACTATTGGCTGTGATTGGAGATGCACTGAGGAACAGTTTTCTCACGCAACAACTGCTAGTTAAA aatttacACGAAGTAGcagaaaatataaaacaaaCAAAAGAATCGTTACGACTGGACTCGCTAAAAGTTGGTTTGCAAAATATACACTCTCAGCTAATGGAGGATGACGGTACGTGTCTACCGTTGTCGCCCAGCAAGCAAATATTTGGTATAAACGTGCAAACCTGTTCGTATTTTCCATCGTTCACTCTCCcattgaaaatcaatttcattagCAGCGACGAAGTTGTTTGTCCAGCGATTTTTAAG GCCGGCGACGATTTGCAACAAGACATGCTAACTCTCCAAATGGTCCGTATAATGGACAAACTTTGGCTGAAGGAGGGTCTCGATTTGAAAATGGTGACGTTTGCCTGCGTGCCTACCGGCCACAAACGTGGAATGATCGAAATGGTTGTGGACGCGGAAACGTTAAGAAAAATCCAAGTCGAATTCGGTCTAACCGGATCGTTCAAAGACCGGCCAATCGCCGAATGGTTGGCGAAGCACAATCCTTCGGAGCTGGAGTACGAAAGAGCTGTCGAAAACTTCACCGCATCTTGCGCTGGTTACAGCGTAGCCACGTATATATTAGGAATTTGCGACAGACacaatgacaatattatgttaaaaacGTCGGGACATTTGTTTCATATTGATTTTGGAAAGTTTTTGGGCGATGCGCAAATGTTTGGCAACTTTAAAAG aGATAGAACACCGTTCGTGTTGACCTCTGACATGGCGTACGTTATAAACGGTGGCGACAAACCGTCAGCCAAATTCCATCATTTCGTGGATCTGTGTTGTCAGGCGTTCAACGTCGTACGAAAACATGGAAACCTTATTCTGCATCTTTTTGGTCTG ATGACTTCATCCGGTATTCCTGGCGTGACTGTTGACGCGGTTAGCTATGTACAAAAAGCTCTTCTTCCCGATCAAACGAATCCCGAGGCAGCCGCTACCTTCGCACGAATGATCGAAAGCTCCTTGAAGAGCTGGTTCACGCAGTTCAATTTCTTCTTGCATAATTTAGCACAACTGAGATTCTCAGGCGATCACAACGACGGAGCATTATTATCGTTCATTCCACGCACATACAC AATGCAACAAGAGGGTCAACTGATAAGCGTTCAAGTACACGGGTATCAGAAGCGATACGACCCTGAAAAATATTACATGTATATCCTGCGCATACAGCGAAAGGGCCACGCAGATCCCACTTATTTGTTTCGCTCGTACAAAGAATTCTGCGAATTTTACCAGAAACTGTGCATCCACTTTCCACTTGCGAAAGTTGCCAG TTTACCGAGTGGCATAAGCGTTGGAAGGTCCAATATAAAACAAGTCGCAGATAAACGTCGAGCAGACATTGAGAAGTTTCTGGTGAGCTTGTTTAAAATGGCTCCGGAAATTTCGCAGAGCGATTTGGTATACACATTTTTCCATCCTCTACTGAGAGATCAACAAAATGCTGACATTCATTTGCGTAAGGTGAAAG TTGGAAACTGGTGGACCGAGAAAAGGGTCAGAGATAACGTGCAAAGCGGACAAATTAAAATGTCCCTTCACTATACGCGAGGAGCATTTTACGTGATGGTACACCATGCGAGGGCCTTGCCGAAAGTTGCTAACGGTCAAGAACCAAACACTTACGTGAAAGTCTACCTTAAACCCGACCCAACGAAGAAAACGAAACGGAAAACAAAagttgtgaaaaagaactgtcATCCTTCGTTCATGGAAATG TTGGA
- the Pi3k68d gene encoding phosphatidylinositol-4-phosphate 3-kinase catalytic subunit Pi3K68D isoform X4, whose protein sequence is MSHYDRNPGSQRSAVIDYERQFQEDLERAQALSLESLALEKFKLQKQRSEFSNIRQNNVDRGNNIVHGGTSETDNAQHIEKFQYRSRPRPGAFNTNQSKNAVILAPPPIPSRRNSTSAATSQEQSDDLINFTSPVKQDTLTDALCSPPPAVPASKPVIEPKWETHPTLLKKQARVARSSSSAGYHSRDFRYQSLSPGPGSSTAPCTPGTPKISPIMSRSSSINSNVPDITPQIPPLPMNYRPSTVPSVCNIQKPTFSTDDEQLSVLKVIEKKPNNNLIDLSSFDYIEDKTNVRVSVLEAFDPLLVKTENHGDIAQGHKDEAQSQVAGSVYDPFDPFDYMYNTNESVNSDPVYVAVEKSAKSPALSPAAPPPLPPRNSSAWNTIERRRTSLDRRKRQVRLYENVTVRKTRSSLHDCDLKAFHEMMKSVRGDFPFNDPSTNIGHVISPMMENLYPEGTSIKLVVHPQLMDTDENTPSISFTCNVNCSVEHVILNVACSLEDEDTVNIEKYCLRVWGLAEYFAPNTTLAQYEYIHQCIKLEKDIELAIQTKAQIKRSIARTLQDDNRDQCLKLEDILPNEPVQPISYETLLILLETVEKELERVETAAIQLATTNDSSRLLPQLQPRGVVQAVKAVSALMGNIETFEITEAVDNFVNACCQFLPQVHTANIECKKPEILHEDGDYSVVTLRSKFPDVIGSHCRKIRDAIQDLVETYCHAFRVDFELSSKSDFPTNTLISSDVLDTVLVRVGALHRLPGSWKHDDYIVAAQIFHGTRPVGNPVLSEPMAVSSNFYPRILFNLWLEFHGISVCQVPREARLVLVLYGRTLQPTEHESSSSTENTMQKEELGWGAIQFFDYEGVMSQGSFFLSLWPAIADKRLGPAPTPGIHPHGDTHPIIGLELPDYGGKVLFPTELRDYDVESLDFNSLDQNTQELLIDITQQTTFSRPLIEEREILWEKRHYLHEMPEALPKVLLAAHSWDWACLPDLHASLRVWNPLPPVQALQLLLPCFPDMKVREMAVVWIRELSNDELVDYLPQLLQALKHEAYETSALTRFLLERALLSPRVAHHIYWLLTQALPGQSPQNSAEATPEDDKNISYARYHRRLQLMLRALLAVIGDALRNSFLTQQLLVKNLHEVAENIKQTKESLRLDSLKVGLQNIHSQLMEDDGTCLPLSPSKQIFGINVQTCSYFPSFTLPLKINFISSDEVVCPAIFKAGDDLQQDMLTLQMVRIMDKLWLKEGLDLKMVTFACVPTGHKRGMIEMVVDAETLRKIQVEFGLTGSFKDRPIAEWLAKHNPSELEYERAVENFTASCAGYSVATYILGICDRHNDNIMLKTSGHLFHIDFGKFLGDAQMFGNFKRDRTPFVLTSDMAYVINGGDKPSAKFHHFVDLCCQAFNVVRKHGNLILHLFGLMTSSGIPGVTVDAVSYVQKALLPDQTNPEAAATFARMIESSLKSWFTQFNFFLHNLAQLRFSGDHNDGALLSFIPRTYTMQQEGQLISVQVHGYQKRYDPEKYYMYILRIQRKGHADPTYLFRSYKEFCEFYQKLCIHFPLAKVASLPSGISVGRSNIKQVADKRRADIEKFLVSLFKMAPEISQSDLVYTFFHPLLRDQQNADIHLRKVKVGNWWTEKRVRDNVQSGQIKMSLHYTRGAFYVMVHHARALPKVANGQEPNTYVKVYLKPDPTKKTKRKTKVVKKNCHPSFMEMLEYRMSLDVIKERTLEATIWNHDTLQENEFLGGIRLPLGRMELTNEIIEWFSLGSIR, encoded by the exons ATGTCACACTACGATAGAAACCCAGGTAGTCAGAGATCTGCGGTGATCGACTACGAACGTCAATTCCAAGAGGATCTGGAACGCGCGCAAGCGTTGAGCTTGGAAAGTCTTGCTCTGGAGAAATTTAAGCTGCAGAAACAACGCTCTGAATTTAGTAATATACGACAGAACAATGTAGATAGAGGGAACAACATTGTACACGGTGGCACTTCGGAAACTGACAATGCGCAGCACATTGAAAA ATTTCAGTATAGAAGTCGACCGAGGCCAGGAGCCTTCAATACCAATCAATCTAAAAATGCTGTGATATTAGCACCGCCGCCGATCCCATCTAGACGAAATTCAACGTCGGCTGCAACAAGTCAGGAACAATCCGACGACTTAATCAATTTTACCAGTCCGGTAAAACAGGATACCCTAACCGATGCGCTTTGTTCGCCGCCACCTGCTGTACCGGCGTC AAAACCAGTAATAGAACCGAAATGGGAAACTCATCCCACGCTGTTGAAAAAGCAGGCGAGAGTAGCGCGTAGTAGTAGCTCTGCGGGTTATCATTCTAGAGACTTCCGATATCAGTCGCTTTCCCCAGGTCCTGGATCTTCCACTGCACCTTGTACACCAGGGACTCCAAAAATTAGTCCCATCATGTCGAGATCCAGTAGTATTAATAGTAATGTACCTGATATAACGCCACAA ATACCTCCGTTGCCTATGAATTACAGACCGAGCACTGTTCCTTCTGTATGTAATATTCAAAAGCCTACATTCTCTACGGACGACGAGCAGCTAAGCGTGTTGAAAGTGATAGAGAAGAAGCCAAATAATAATCTTATAGATTTGAGTTCTTTCGATTACATTGAAGATAAGACAAACGTTCGAGTGAGCGTGTTGGAAGCGTTCGATCCACTACTCGTTAAGACTGAAAATCATGGCGATATCGCACAAGGGCACAAAGATG AAGCCCAATCGCAAGTTGCTGGATCGGTGTACGACCCGTTCGATCCATTCGATTATATGTATAACACGAACGAAAGCGTTAATTCGGATCCGGTGTACGTTGCCGTGGAAAAGTCTGCTAAATCTCCAGCTCTATCCCCAGCAGCACCACCTCCGTTACCTCCCAGAAATTCATCTGCTTGGAACACCATCGAAAGAAGGAGAACCTCCTTGGACAGAAGG AAACGACAAGTTCGCTTGTACGAGAATGTTACGGTGAGAAAAACCAGATCGTCGCTACACGATTGCGATCTCAAAGCATTTCACGAAATGATGAAGTCTGTACGAG GTGACTTTCCATTCAACGATCCCAGTACAAATATTGGACACGTGATCAGTCCGATGATGGAAAACTTATATCCCGAAGGCACaagcataaaattagttgtacATCCTCAGTTAATGGATACCGATGAGAATACTCCGTCCATTTCATTTACATGTAACG TAAACTGCAGCGTCGAACATGTTATCCTTAACGTCGCCTGTTCTTTGGAGGACGAGGACACggtaaatatagaaaaatattgtttgaGAGTGTGGGGACTAGCGGAGTATTTTGCACCCAACACCACTTTAGCCCAGTACGAGTACATACATCAGTGTATTAAATTAGAGAAGGATATCGAATTAGCTATTCAGACAAAAGCACAGATTAAACGATCTATAGCTCGAACG CTCCAAGATGATAATCGCGACCAGTGTCTTAAATTAGAAGATATTCTTCCAAACGAGCCTGTCCAACCTATTTCTTACGAAACGCTATTAATTTTGCTAG AAACTGTGGAGAAAGAATTGGAACGCGTCGAAACTGCTGCTATACAATTAGCGACCACAAACGATAGTTCAAGACTTTTACCACAATTACAACCCCGTGGCGTTGTTCAAGCGGTGAAAGCTGTGAGCGCACTGATGGGAAATATAGAAACGTTCGAGATTACGGAAGCCGTCGATAATTTTGTGAACGCGTGCTGCCAATTTTTACCCCAAGTTCACACAGCAAATATCGAATGCAAGAAACCTGAGATTTTACACGAGGACGGCGACTATTCGGTTGTGACGTTAAGGTCAAAATTTCCCGACGTGATCGGCTCACACTGTCGCAAAATCCGAGACGCCATTCAAGATCTCGTGGAAACTTACTGCCACGCGTTTAGGGTCGATTTTGAATTAAGCAGCAAGTCGGACTTTCCAACAA ATACTTTAATATCGTCCGACGTATTGGACACTGTATTGGTTCGCGTCGGAGCGTTGCATAGACTACCAGGATCGTGGAAGCACGACGATTATATCGTCGCGGCCCAAATATTTCACGGAACTAGACCCGTTGGAAATCCAGTTTTGTCCGAACCCATGGCAGTCAGTTCTAATTTTTATCctagaattttatttaacttatg GTTGGAGTTTCATGGGATAAGCGTGTGTCAAGTACCAAGAGAAGCTAGATTGGTATTGGTTTTATATGGTCGCACTTTACAACCTACCGAACACGAATCAAGTTCGTCTACGGAGAACACTATGCAAAAGGAAGAATTGGGCTGGGGTgctatacaattttttgattaCGAGGG TGTTATGAGTCAAGGAAGTTTCTTCCTGTCGTTATGGCCAGCGATCGCTGATAAAAGATTAGGTCCTGCTCCGACACCTGGAATTCATCCCCATGGGGATACGCACCCCATTATAGGTTTAGAGTTGCCTGATTACGGAGGAAAGGTATTGTTTCCGACGGAACTGAGAGATTATGATGTAGagtctctcgactttaattCATTGGATCAAAATACTCAAGAGTTGTTGATAGACATCACCCAGCAAACCACATTCTCAAG ACCACTCATCGAGGAAAGAGAAATATTATGGGAGAAACGTCATTATTTGCACGAAATGCCAGAAGCTTTGCCTAAAGTGCTTCTAGCTGCGCACAGCTGGGACTGGGCATGTCTACCCGATCTTCACGCGTCTCTTCGAGTATGGAATCCTTTGCCGCCGGTACAAGCTTTACAATTGCTACTCCCTTG CTTTCCAGATATGAAAGTTCGAGAAATGGCAGTCGTTTGGATCCGGGAATTAAGTAACGATGAACTCGTCGATTATTTGCCACAATTGTTGCAAGCTTTAAAACACGAAGCATACGAGACGTCGGCCCTTACGAGATTTTTATTGGAACGAGCGTTACTTTCGCCGAGAGTAGCGCATCATATCTATTGGCTATTAACGCAGGCGCTACCGGGACAGAGTCCCCAG AATTCTGCCGAAGCTACTCCAgaagatgataaaaatattaGCTACGCGCGTTATCATAGAAGGTTACAGCTGATGCTGAGGGCACTATTGGCTGTGATTGGAGATGCACTGAGGAACAGTTTTCTCACGCAACAACTGCTAGTTAAA aatttacACGAAGTAGcagaaaatataaaacaaaCAAAAGAATCGTTACGACTGGACTCGCTAAAAGTTGGTTTGCAAAATATACACTCTCAGCTAATGGAGGATGACGGTACGTGTCTACCGTTGTCGCCCAGCAAGCAAATATTTGGTATAAACGTGCAAACCTGTTCGTATTTTCCATCGTTCACTCTCCcattgaaaatcaatttcattagCAGCGACGAAGTTGTTTGTCCAGCGATTTTTAAG GCCGGCGACGATTTGCAACAAGACATGCTAACTCTCCAAATGGTCCGTATAATGGACAAACTTTGGCTGAAGGAGGGTCTCGATTTGAAAATGGTGACGTTTGCCTGCGTGCCTACCGGCCACAAACGTGGAATGATCGAAATGGTTGTGGACGCGGAAACGTTAAGAAAAATCCAAGTCGAATTCGGTCTAACCGGATCGTTCAAAGACCGGCCAATCGCCGAATGGTTGGCGAAGCACAATCCTTCGGAGCTGGAGTACGAAAGAGCTGTCGAAAACTTCACCGCATCTTGCGCTGGTTACAGCGTAGCCACGTATATATTAGGAATTTGCGACAGACacaatgacaatattatgttaaaaacGTCGGGACATTTGTTTCATATTGATTTTGGAAAGTTTTTGGGCGATGCGCAAATGTTTGGCAACTTTAAAAG aGATAGAACACCGTTCGTGTTGACCTCTGACATGGCGTACGTTATAAACGGTGGCGACAAACCGTCAGCCAAATTCCATCATTTCGTGGATCTGTGTTGTCAGGCGTTCAACGTCGTACGAAAACATGGAAACCTTATTCTGCATCTTTTTGGTCTG ATGACTTCATCCGGTATTCCTGGCGTGACTGTTGACGCGGTTAGCTATGTACAAAAAGCTCTTCTTCCCGATCAAACGAATCCCGAGGCAGCCGCTACCTTCGCACGAATGATCGAAAGCTCCTTGAAGAGCTGGTTCACGCAGTTCAATTTCTTCTTGCATAATTTAGCACAACTGAGATTCTCAGGCGATCACAACGACGGAGCATTATTATCGTTCATTCCACGCACATACAC AATGCAACAAGAGGGTCAACTGATAAGCGTTCAAGTACACGGGTATCAGAAGCGATACGACCCTGAAAAATATTACATGTATATCCTGCGCATACAGCGAAAGGGCCACGCAGATCCCACTTATTTGTTTCGCTCGTACAAAGAATTCTGCGAATTTTACCAGAAACTGTGCATCCACTTTCCACTTGCGAAAGTTGCCAG TTTACCGAGTGGCATAAGCGTTGGAAGGTCCAATATAAAACAAGTCGCAGATAAACGTCGAGCAGACATTGAGAAGTTTCTGGTGAGCTTGTTTAAAATGGCTCCGGAAATTTCGCAGAGCGATTTGGTATACACATTTTTCCATCCTCTACTGAGAGATCAACAAAATGCTGACATTCATTTGCGTAAGGTGAAAG TTGGAAACTGGTGGACCGAGAAAAGGGTCAGAGATAACGTGCAAAGCGGACAAATTAAAATGTCCCTTCACTATACGCGAGGAGCATTTTACGTGATGGTACACCATGCGAGGGCCTTGCCGAAAGTTGCTAACGGTCAAGAACCAAACACTTACGTGAAAGTCTACCTTAAACCCGACCCAACGAAGAAAACGAAACGGAAAACAAAagttgtgaaaaagaactgtcATCCTTCGTTCATGGAAATG TTGGA